Proteins encoded in a region of the Zea mays cultivar B73 chromosome 2, Zm-B73-REFERENCE-NAM-5.0, whole genome shotgun sequence genome:
- the LOC100276555 gene encoding Pentatricopeptide repeat-containing protein At5g09450, mitochondrial, producing the protein MAAVLTRAGGRSKRSVSGFHLRSVLAGHGTFSSEAASTAVGDRVVAATGEHDGDDLRSRIFRLGLAKRSATAALEKWSSEGRDAPTAELRRIARDLTRVRRYKHALEVADWMKTHHESDLSENDYGMRIDLITKVFGASAAEDFFEKLPPGAKSLEAYTALLHSYGRSKMTDRAERLFERMKDASLPMDALVYNEMMTLYISVGELGKVEAVAEELKRQNVSPDLFTYNLRASAAAASMDLEGFRAVLDEMSRDPKSSTEGGWALYRDLASVYVDAGQLLGSVNSPPVEAGEARISQREWITYDFLVILHAGLGRPERIRDIWRSMVATSQSQSQQQQRMTSRNYVCVVSSYLACGRLEDAGEVVDQWQRSKAPEFDVSACNRLLDALLRAGLADAAGRFRELMLQKRCILTSSSSSRAAVVE; encoded by the exons ATGGCGGCGGTGCTTACCCGAGCCGGCGGCCGCTCCAAGCGATCCGTCTCCGGCTTCCACCTCCGCTCTGTTCTCGCGGGGCACGGGACCTTCTCATCTGAAGCCGCGTCGACCGCCGTGGGCGATCGCGTGGTCGCGGCTACGGGCGAGCACGATGGGGACGACCTGCGCAGCCGCATCTTCCGACTGGGCCTGGCGAAGCGGAGCGCGACGGCGGCACTCGAGAAGTGGTCCAGTGAGGGACGCGACGCACCCACGGCGGAGCTCCGCCGCATCGCGCGCGACCTCACCCGCGTCCGTCGCTACAAGCACGCCCTTGAG GTAGCAGACTGGATGAAGACACATCACGAGTCTGATCTATCAGAGAACGACTACGGAATGCGCATCGACTTGATTACCAAGGTCTTCGGTGCCAGTGCCGCGGAAGATTTCTTTGAGAAGCTCCCACCGGGAGCCAAATCGCTAGAAGCCTACACAGCACTTCTGCACTCCTATGGCCGGTCGAAGATGACGGACAGAGCCGAAAGGCTGTTCGAGAGGATGAAAGACGCGAGCCTGCCTATGGACGCCCTGGTCTACAACGAGATGATGACCCTGTACATCTCCGTGGGGGAGCTCGGTAAAGTGGAGGCCGTCGCAGAGGAGCTGAAACGGCAGAACGTCTCTCCGGACCTGTTCACGTACAACCTCCGTGCCAGCGCGGCCGCGGCGTCCATGGATCTCGAGGGCTTCAGAGCAGTCCTCGACGAGATGTCCAGAGACCCGAAGTCGTCCACAGAAGGAGGGTGGGCGCTGTACCGGGACCTCGCGTCCGTGTACGTCGACGCGGGCCAGCTTCTGGGCTCTGTGAATTCGCCGCCGGTGGAGGCCGGGGAGGCGAGGATCAGCCAGAGGGAATGGATCACCTACGACTTCCTCGTCATCTTGCACGCCGGCCTCGGCAGGCCAGAGAGGATAAGGGACATCTGGAGGTCCATGGTGGCGACCTCGCAGTCGCagtcgcagcagcagcagcgcatGACGAGCCGGAACTACGTCTGCGTGGTCTCGTCCTACCTGGCGTGCGGGCGGCTGGAGGATGCCGGGGAGGTCGTCGACCAGTGGCAGCGCTCTAAGGCCCCCGAGTTCGACGTCTCCGCCTGCAACCGGCTGCTGGACGCCCTCCTGCGCGCCGGTCTCGCCGACGCCGCGGGTAGGTTTCGGGAGCTGATGCTGCAGAAGCGTTGTATACTgactagcagcagcagcagcagggcgGCAGTGGTCGAGTGA